The genomic region CATGGTGCCGAGGTTGAGCGTACCCATCTCGGCGCCGAGGACGAGCGACCCGAGCCGCTCGTCGATCGACATCCCCACCGCGCCGCCGGTGGAGCACTGGAGCACCGCATCGCAGCCGGCGGCCCGGATCCGCTCCACGATCTCGGTGAAGTGGGCGGCCTCCTGCGAGGGGCGGCCGTCGGGCCAGCGCGCGTGCAGGTGGATGCAGGCCGCCCCGGCCCGCCAGGCGTCCACCGCGGCCCGGGCGATCTCCTCCGGCAGGTAGGGCACGGCCGGGTTCTGGGCGCGGGTGACCTCCGCCCCGACCACCGCGGCGGTGAGGATGGCGGGGGTGGTCACGCCGGCCCCCTCCCCTGGGCGCCGGCCGCGCCGGGCCCGAGCCGCTGCCTCTCCTTCGGCGTCACGCAGGTGCCCGAGGCCCGGCAGACCACCACCGGCTCGGCGAGCACCTCGGCGGCGCTGTCGGAGAGGTCGCGCCGGGGCGCGAGGACCTTCCGCGCCACGAACCGCATGCGGCGGGAGGTCCGCCCGACCTCGACCACCTCGCCCTCGACCTCGAGGTAGTCCCCGGCGTGCACCGGCGCGAGGAACTCCACCGCGTCGTAGGCCCGGAACAGCCCCTCGTCGCCGTCGAGCCGGACGAGGAGCTCGGTGGCGACGTCGCCGAAGAGCGCCAGCAGCCGCGCCCCGTCCACGAGATCGCCGCCGTAGTGGGCGTCGGCCTGCGAGAGCCGGAGCCGGAGGCTCGCCTTGGGCAGGGTCATCCGCGCAGCTCCCTCCCCTCGCGCCGCAGCACGGCGGCGGCGAGGAAGTTGGCGACGTCCGAGGGCTTCGTGCCCGGCCCGAAGCCGGCGTCGTAGCCGAGCTCGAGCGCCAGCCGGTGATCGATCCGCGGGCCGCCCAGGAGCGCGACGACGCGGCGCCGGACCCCGAGCCGCTCCAGCTCCTCGATGAAGGCGCGGGCGTTGTCCTTGTGCACGTCGCGCTGGGTGACCACCTGCGAGACCAGCACGGCGTCGGCGCGGGTCTCCTGGCAGAGCCGCGCCAGGCGCCCGTTCTCCACCTGGGCCCCCAGGTTGCGGGCGTCGAACGCCGGGTAGCGCTCGAGGCCGTAGTCCCCGGCGAAGCCCTTCATGTTCATGATGGCGTCGATGCCGACGGCGTGGGCGTCGGAGCCGGTGCAGGCGCCGAGCACCACGATCCGGCGGCCGAGCTCGGCGGCCACGACCGCGTTCAGCTCGTCGAAGGAGCGCTTGCGGACCACCACCTCG from Anaeromyxobacter paludicola harbors:
- the kal gene encoding 3-aminobutyryl-CoA ammonia lyase, whose protein sequence is MTLPKASLRLRLSQADAHYGGDLVDGARLLALFGDVATELLVRLDGDEGLFRAYDAVEFLAPVHAGDYLEVEGEVVEVGRTSRRMRFVARKVLAPRRDLSDSAAEVLAEPVVVCRASGTCVTPKERQRLGPGAAGAQGRGPA
- the kamE gene encoding lysine 5,6-aminomutase subunit beta, coding for MSAGGRALRPYGDRRDDGVVQLSFVLPVPASERAREAAVQLARQMGLEGVHVAAMERAAEEYTFFVVYGRTAAAVDWDGLHVPEVVVRKRSFDELNAVVAAELGRRIVVLGACTGSDAHAVGIDAIMNMKGFAGDYGLERYPAFDARNLGAQVENGRLARLCQETRADAVLVSQVVTQRDVHKDNARAFIEELERLGVRRRVVALLGGPRIDHRLALELGYDAGFGPGTKPSDVANFLAAAVLRREGRELRG